The Tigriopus californicus strain San Diego chromosome 5, Tcal_SD_v2.1, whole genome shotgun sequence genome includes a region encoding these proteins:
- the LOC131881329 gene encoding uncharacterized protein LOC131881329 has product MEEVRFSEPVYHLMLVGDFLGVIFIFILIFWIADNIQTCRKTAAKWNRSIRKRSQRLSSTQLWTCSTGSEQIDSPNKITISRSNSKGLDQELGSIPSFTDHEVPQGLGGRNMSVVSERSTTSVVSYDPNQRTSIGSISLQSSGPLGGSVEGAGPNVKPLGTTLPDLYVQLSDSQLQEMVEEKKNRDNLEGSQGPFVDPHLVCRRLEVLPEMSEQSSIQSNLVLNFPVSSRNRE; this is encoded by the coding sequence ATGGAAGAAGTCCGTTTCTCTGAACCAGTTTACCATCTCATGCTTGTGGGGGATTTCTTGGGtgtcatcttcattttcatattgatCTTCTGGATTGCTGATAACATTCAAACTTGCCGCAAAACGGCTGCCAAATGGAACAGGAGCATTCGCAAGCGATCCCAACGCCTCTCCAGTACTCAATTGTGGACTTGTTCCACTGGATCGGAACAAATCGACTCGCCCAACAAAATCACAATCTCAAGGAGTAACAGTAAAGGCCTTGACCAAGAATTGGGTTCCATCCCAAGTTTCACCGACCACGAGGTCCCCCAAGGTTTGGGAGGACGCAATATGAGTGTGGTCAGTGAACGATCCACCACCAGTGTGGTCAGCTACGATCCCAATCAACGGACTTCCATTGGTTCGATCTCGCTGCAAAGTTCCGGTCCTTTGGGGGGTTCGGTGGAAGGTGCTGGGCCCAATGTCAAACCCCTGGGCACCACCCTCCCAGACCTCTATGTCCAGTTGTCTGATTCTCAATTACAAGAAATGgtggaagagaagaagaatcGGGACAATTTAGAGGGCTCTCAAGGACCTTTTGTAGATCCTCATCTGGTTTGCCGGCGATTAGAGGTCTTGCCCGAAATGTCAGAACAATCCAGTATCCAATCCAATTTAGTGCTCAATTTCCCTGTGTCTTCTCGAAATCGAGAATGA